One window of Arvicola amphibius chromosome 6, mArvAmp1.2, whole genome shotgun sequence genomic DNA carries:
- the LOC119816049 gene encoding prolactin-2B1-like, with the protein MPLSLTQVFSSKALLLLLVSYLLLWENVTSAPTCVKRDGDTQKSLRRLFTMATFISQITSRQAANLFTEFDKQYAQGKRYNDRIPDSCPTDFLDTPENKNQVLKSSPEDLLKLLCNLLYSWTVPLNHLVKEMSSMPGAPNGILSEARAIQERVGQLMVGVKTILSEIGEKNDEIYLVWSGLASLKSSNEDVRCFAFYNLIRCLLRDSHRVNTFLEVLKYRIIQDKC; encoded by the exons ATGCCGCTGTCTTTGACTCAAGTATTttcct cTAAGGCACTGCTCCTGCTCCTGGTGTCCTACCTGCTTTTGTGGGAGAATGTGACCTCTGCACCCACCTGTGTCAAGAGGGATGGGGATACCCAGAAGTCCTTAAGGAGACTGTTCACAATGGCAACCTTTATTTCTCAGATCACCAGTAGACAAGCTGCAAATTTGTTCACTGAATTT GACAAACAATATGCACAAGGCAAGAGGTACAATGACAGGATCCCTGACAGCTGCCCCACTGATTTTCTTGATACCCCAGAAAACAAGAACCAAGTTCTGAAAAGCAGT CCAGAAGATCTACTGAAATTGTTATGCAATCTACTGTATTCCTGGACCGTCCCTCTGAATCATCTTGTGAAAGAAATGTCTTCCATGCCAGGAGCCCCTAATGGTATCCTCTCCGAAGCCAGAGCAATTCAGGAAAGGGTTGGACAACTCATGGTGGGAGTTAAAACAATACTCAGTGAG ATTGGAGAGAAAAATGATGAGATCTACCTTGTctggtctgggctggcatccttgAAGTCAAGCAATGAAGATGTTCGTTGTTTTGCCTTTTATAACCTGATCCGCTGCCTGCTCAGAGATTCCCACAGAGTAAACACTTTTCTCGAGGTCCTCAAGTACCGAATTATCCAAGACAAATGCTAA